In the genome of Siniperca chuatsi isolate FFG_IHB_CAS linkage group LG17, ASM2008510v1, whole genome shotgun sequence, one region contains:
- the lrp12 gene encoding low-density lipoprotein receptor-related protein 12: MALRSGCRQSRSACAVYLLILSGCIAASQSNDNVYVSGISNDCGEVAELLRASSGVITSPGWPFQYPARLNCSWNIRARPGDTITISFQDFDLQGSHRCSSDWMSISSYRSLDGLRVCGSSLPPPYISSQDHVWIHFHSDDSLTGKGFRLSYITGKPEASSCDVDQFHCSNGKCIPDWWRCNSMDECGDNSDEELCVDSPFSFQPCSLNQFPCLSRYTRIYTCLPHSLRCDGSIDCQDLGDEIDCDVPTCGEWLRNFYGSFSSPNYPDFYPPGSNCTWLIDTGDHRKVILRFIDFKLDGTGYGDYVKVYDGLEENPRRLLRVLTAFDSRAPVAVVSSSGQLRVHFYADKINAARGFNVTYQVDGFCLPWEVPCGGNWGCYTEQQRCDGYWHCPNGRDELNCSSCQEDEFPCSRNGACYPRSDRCNYQNRCPNGSDEKNCFFCQPGNFHCKNNRCVFESWVCDAQDDCGDGSDEESCPVIVPTRVITAAVIGSLICGLLLVIALGCTCKLYSLRMFERRSFETQLSRVEAELLRREAPPSYGQLIAQGLIPPVEDFPVCSGSQASVLENLRLAVRSQLGFTSLRLPSSGRHSNLWRRLFTFSRSRRSGSLALVSADLEDSAGTGSTGSSGSDLLSPDSDDTDTEGERGRERGVGAVGGPVAPLPQKTPPSAAVEAVVSVTTSANSVTPAPGRDRGRDTPREALPPSRPVTVVTASPDPEFHSDASELQAPPTSALQRLAQNLHRLARNLTRTSQTQQDQTWTNHSPLRQLETGGGGTEAAERQGSREEEEDVELLIPVSDSSSSSSLVSDVRQPLLEPHPSSTTGYASRNHRGNGCRGGRDGPCEHCGMVHTAQIPAACLEATGKTESSDDELLLLC, translated from the exons ATGGCCCTCAGATCAGGCTGCAGGCAGAGCCGCTCAGCATGTGCCGTCTACCTGCTCATACTGTCAG GATGCATCGCTGCGTCTCAGAGCAACGACAACGTCTACGTGTCAGGGATTTCCAACG actGTGGCGAGGTGGCGGAGCTCCTGCGGGCGTCCAGCGGTGTGATTACCAGCCCCGGTTGGCCCTTTCAGTATCCGGCCAGACTGAACTGCAGCTGGAACATCAGAGCCCGACCTGGAGACACCATCACCATCAG TTTCCAGGACTTTGACCTCCAGGGTTCCCATCGTTGCTCCTCGGACTGGATGTCCATCAGCAGCTACAGGAGCCTGGATGGGCTGCGGGTGTGTGGTTCTTCCCTGCCGCCACCCTACATCTCCTCCCAGGACCACGTCTGGATACACTTCCACTCTGATGACAGTCTGACGGGGAAAGGCTTCAGACTGTCCTACATCACTG GTAAGCCAGAGGCGTCCAGCTGTGATGTGGACCAGTTCCACTGCTCGAATGGGAAGTGTATCCCAGACTGGTGGCGCTGTAACTCCATGGACGAGTGTGGTGACAATTCAGACGAGGAGCTGTGTGTGGACTCGCCGTTCTCCTTCCAGCCCTGCAGCCTGAACCAGTTCCCCTGCCTGTCCCGCTACACCCGAATCTACACCTGTCTGCCGCACAGCCTGCGTTGCGATGGCAGCATCGACTGTCAG gACCTCGGTGATGAGATCGACTGTGACGTGCCCACTTGCGGAGAATGGTTGAGGAACTTCTACGGCTCTTTCAGCTCTCCAAACTACCCAGACTTTTACCCACCAGGAAGTAACTGCACCTGGCTGATCGACACCGGAGACCACAGGAAG GTCATCCTGAGGTTTATAGACTTTAAACTCGATGGGACGGGTTACGGCGACTACGTGAAGGTCTACGACGGCCTGGAGGAGAACCCTCGCCGTCTCCTCAGGGTGCTAACTGCCTTTGACTCCAGAGCGCCGGTCGCTGTGGTTTCATCGTCTGGTCAGCTCCGAGTTCACTTCTACGCCGACAAGATTAATGCTGCCAGAGGTTTTAACGTCACCTACCAG GTGGATGGGTTCTGCCTGCCATGGGAGGTTCCCTGTGGGGGGAACTGGGGCTGTTACACCGAGCAGCAGCGCTGTGACGGGTACTGGCACTGTCCCAACGGTCGGGACGAGCTGAACTGTTCTTCATGTCAGGAGGACGAGTTCCCCTGTTCCAGAAACGGAGCCTGTTACCCTCGATCGGACCGCTGCAACTACCAGAACCGCTGCCCCAATGGTTCTGACGAGAAAAACTGCTTCTTCTGTCAGCCAGGAAACTTCCACTGCAAG AATAACCGCTGTGTGTTTGAGTCGTGGGTGTGCGATGCTCAGGACGACTGCGGCGACGGTAGCGATGAGGAGAGTTGTCCCGTCATCGTTCCCACCAGAGTCATCACCGCCGCCGTCATCGGCAGCCTCATCTGTGGCCTTCTATTGGTCATCGCCCTCGGCTGCACCTGTAAACTTTACTCACTGCGCATGTTTGAACGCAG ATCATTTGAAACCCAGCTGTCCAGAGTGGAGGCGGAGCTGCTGAGGAGGGAAGCCCCGCCCTCTTATGGTCAGCTGATCGCCCAGGGACTGATCCCACCAGTGGAGGATTTCCCAGTGTGCTCTGGGAGCCAG GCGTCTGTCCTGGAAAACCTCCGTCTGGCTGTTCGCTCTCAGCTCGGCTTCACCTCCCTGAGACTCCCCTCTTCCGGTCGTCATAGCAACCTGTGGCGCCGTCTCTTCACCTTCTCGCGGTCGCGGCGGTCGGGTTCTTTGGCTCTGGTCTCTGCTGATCTGGAGGACAGCGCTGgcactgggagcactgggaGTTCTGGTTCAGACCTGCTCTCTCCGGACTCGGACGACACGGACACAGAGGGCGAACGAGGGAGGGAGCGAGGTGTGGGCGCAGTGGGCGGGCCTGTCGCCCCCCTCCCCCAGAAAACCCCACCCTCCGCCGCCGTGGAGGCCGTGGTATCTGTGACAACGTCCGCAAACTCCGTGACCCCGGCGCCCGGCCGTGACCGAGGCCGTGACACGCCTAGAGAGGCCCTGCCCCCCTCCCGACCCGTTACCGTAGTAACCGCCAGTCCAGATCCTGAATTTCACAGTGACGCCTCCGAGCTCCAGGCTCCGCCCACCTCTGCCCTGCAGCGACTGGCCCAGAACCTGCACCGCCTCGCCAGGAACCTGACCAGAACCAGCCAGACCCAGCAAGACCAAACCTGGACCAATCACAGTCCACTTCGCCagctggagacaggaggaggcgGGACCGAGGCTGCCGAGCGACAAggaagcagagaagaggaagaagacgTGGAGCTCCTGATCCCCGTCTccgactcctcctcctcctcatcattgGTCAGCGATGTCCGACAGCCGCTGCTGGAGCCACACCCCTCCTCCACCACAGGCTACGCTTCTCGCAATCACCGTGGAAACGGTTGTCGAGGAGGGCGGGATGGCCCCTGTGAACACTGCGGAATGGTCCACACGGCTCAGATCCCCGCCGCCTGTCTGGAGGCCACAGGCAAGACGGAGAGCAGCGACGacgagctgctgctgctctgctaa
- the wdyhv1 gene encoding protein N-terminal glutamine amidohydrolase, translated as MTSGDRITPSRESCVYTSCYCEENVWKLCEFVRTERTAPLEELFVVFISNENRMVPLWKQKSGHGDQPVIWDYHVVLLQVGLQLDSLVYDLDSELSFPCSLQLYAAQALRSDRNIKPAYHRKLRVVPADSFLLNFASDRSHMKNSDGSWRMPPPPYPPIHTAECRMNLDDFISMNPAVGWGRVFSLDHFLLRYTGNSSSSSSSSSSLSS; from the exons ATGACGAGTGGAGACAGAATCACACCGAGCCGCGAAAGCTGCGTTTATACCAGCTGCTACTG TGAAGAAAATGTTTGGAAACTCTGCGAGTTTGTCCGAACGGAGAGAACCGCACCGCTGGAAGAACTGTTTGTGGTTTTCATCTCTAATGAGAACAGAATG GTTCCTCTGTGGAAGCAGAAGTCCGGACATGGAGACCAGCCAGTGATCTGG GACTACCACGTCGTCCTGCTGCAGGTTGGTCTTCAGTTGGACTCTCTGGTTTATGATCTGGACTCTGAGCTGTCGTTtccctgcagcctgcagctgtACGCCGCCCAGGCCCTCCGCTCAGACCGCAACATCAAACCTGCGTaccacag GAAGTTGCGTGTCGTCCCTGCTGACAGCTTCCTGTTGAACTTTGCGTCTGATCGATCTCACATGAAGAACTCTGATGGATCATGGAGGATGCCCCCCCCGCCCTACCCCCCCATACACACCGCAG AGTGTCGGATGAACCTGGACGACTTCATCAGTATGAACCCTGCTGTCGGCTGGGGGAGGgtcttcagtctggaccacTTCCTGCTGAGATACACAGGAaactcttcttcatcatcatcatcatcatcatcattatcatcgtAG
- the bop1 gene encoding ribosome biogenesis protein bop1 — translation MEESSRGKMRSTEQRKEATKVRAKTVKKRSKEEEEDEQDEIFNFNKKPAEEEEEEDEDLSDSEDSVYSGLEDSGSESEDTGDSEEEEEGSDDDDEDLKEEAEQTQQIEEEEEEEEGTREEKQEDEYERDSSDEEDIRNTVGNIPMEWYKDFPHIGYDLDGKKIYKPIRNKDELDDFLDKMENPEYWRTVHDKQTGSDIVLSDEQVELVNRLQKGQFGDVNFNEYQPQVEFFSKDLMLHPVTNRPADKRSFIPSLVEKGKVSKLVHAIKMGWIKPRRLEDDSRGRYYDLWASEDSSILAKHRMHLPAPKVPLPGHHESYNPPPEYLFTDEERALWEQQDPSDRKFPFVPTAFSSLRQVPAFPRFIHERFERCLDLYLCPRQRKMRVNVNPEDLIPKLPKPKDLQPFPTTQSLVYRGHSGLVRSISVSPSGQWLASGSDDGSVRFWEVRSSRCMKTVQVGGAVKSVAWNPNPSVCLLAVALDSVVLILSPCLADRQVVSSSERLLSDQQDLEPTEGAGPVTWSDVEGEELNQGIRLKIQHPKAVHQVAWHSKGDYLASVMPDHSSHLQVFIHQVSRRRSQNPFRKNKGLVQSVSFHPIRPYFFVATQRSVRIYNLVKQEMTKKLQANSKWISSMAVHPGGDHVICGSYDCRLSWFDLDLSTKPYKMLRHHKKAVRGVAYHRLYPLFASASDDGSVIVCHGTVYNDLLQNPLIVPVKVLRGHVITHDLGVLDVTFHPTQPWVFSSGADATVRLFT, via the exons ATGGAGGAGAGTAGCCGCGGAAAAATGCGGAGCACTGAACAGAGAAAAGAGGCGACGAAAGTCCGAGCGAAAACTGTAAAAAAGAGGagtaaagaggaggaggaagatgagcaGGACGAG ATCTTCAACTTCAACAAGAAAcctgctgaggaggaggaggaggaggatgaagatctGTCAGACAGCGAGGACAGCGTCTACTCAGGACTGGAGGATTCTGGGAGTGAAAGTGAGGATACCGGAgacagtgaggaggaagaggagggatctgatgatgatgatgaagatctGAAGGAGGAAGCAGAGCAGACTCAGCAG atagaggaggaggaggaggaggaggaaggaacgAGAGAAGAAAAGCAAGAAGACGAGTATGAACGCGACTCTTCAGATGAGGAG gaCATCAGGAACACGGTGGGGAACATTCCCATGGAGTGGTACAAAGACTTCCCTCACATTGGTTACGACCTGGACGGGAAGAAGATCTACAAACCAATCAGGAACAAGGACGAACTCGATGACTTCCTGGACAAAATGGAGAACCCGGAATACTG GAGAACGGTCCACGATaagcagacaggaagtgacatcgTGCTGTCAGACGAGCAGGTGGAGCTGGTGAATCGTCTCCAGAAAGGACAGTTTGGAGACGTCAACTTCAACGAATACCAG CCTCAGGTGGAGTTCTTCAGCAAAGACCTGATGCTCCACCCGGTCACCAACAGACCGGCAGATAAGCGCAGCTTCATCCCGTCTCTCGTGGAGAAGGGGAAGGTGTCCAAACTGGTTCACGCTATAAAGATGGGTTGGATTAAACCTCGACGGCTGGAGGACGACAGCAGGGGGCGCTACTACGACCTCTGGGCCAGCGAGGACTCTTCTATTCTGGCCAAACACAGGATGCACCTGCCCGCCCCCAAGGTCCCTCTACCTGGTCACCACGAGTCCTACAACCCCCCACCTGAGTACCTGTTCACCGACGAGGAG CGAGCTCTGTGGGAGCAGCAGGATCCGTCCGACAGGAAGTTTCCGTTTGTTCCCACGGCGTTTTCCAGCCTCCGCCAGGTTCCTGCGTTTCCTCGTTTCATCCACGAGAGGTTCGAGCGCTGCCTCGACCTGTACCTGTGTCCCCgacagaggaagatgagg gtgaaTGTGAATCCAGAGGATCTGATCCCGAAACTTCCCAAACCGAAAGACCTGCAGCCGTTTCCAACCACACAGTCTCTG gtgtatcGGGGTCACAGCGGCCTGGTTCGCTCCATCAGTGTGTCTCCATCAGGACAGTGGCTCGCTTCAG gtagtgaCGATGGCTCGGTGAGGTTCTGGGAGGTGCGCTCGTCGCGCTGTATGAAGACAGTCCAGGTGGGCGGAGCTGTAAAGAGCGTCGCCTGGAACCCAaacccgtctgtctgtctgctggctgtCGCCCT GGACTCGGTGGTGTTGatcctgtctccctgtctggcagacagacaggtcgtCTCGTCGTCAGAGCGACTCCTGTCGGATCAGCAGGACTTGGAGCCAACAGAGGGGGCGGGGCCTGTCACCTGGAGTGACGTGGAGGGGGAGGAGCTGAACCAGGGGATCCGCCTCAAAATACAACATCCCAAA GCTGTCCACCAGGTGGCGTGGCACTCTAAAGGAGACTACCTGGCGTCAGTGATGCCGGATCACTCAAGCCACCTTCAGGTGTTTATCCACCAGGTGAGCCGGAGGCGAAGCCAGAACCCCTTCAGGAAGAACAAAGGTCTGGTCCAGTCCGTGTCCTTCCACCCCATCAGACCCTACTTCTTCGTGGCGACGCAGCGCTCCGTCCGGATCTACAATCTggtgaaacaggaaatgaccaAAAAACTACAGGCCAACTCCAAGTGGATCTCCAGCATGGCCGTCCACCCCGGGG gTGATCATGTGATCTGTGGGAGTTACGACTGCAGGCTGAGCTGGTTCGACCTCGACCTCTCAACCAAACCTTACAAGATGTTGCG aCACCATAAGAAAGcggtgaggggcgtggcctatCACAGACTTTACCCGCTGTTCGCCTCGGCGTCCGATGACGGATCTGTCATCGTCTGTCACGGGACTGTTTACAa cGACCTGCTGCAGAACCCGCTGATCGTCCCGGTGAAGGTTCTGAGAGGTCATGTGATCACTCACGACCTCGGCGTCCTGGACGTGACCTTTCACCCCACGCAGCCGTGGGTCTTCTCCTCCGGAGCCGACGCCACCGTCCGCCTCTTCACCTAG